Proteins from a genomic interval of Chryseobacterium indologenes:
- a CDS encoding RecX family transcriptional regulator, translating into MEKKSFTFDEIKQKLVSYCVYQDRCHAEVEQKMREFLLIDEAKEEIILFLLKENYLNEERFTRSYIRGKFYINHWGKNKIRMHLKQKQISERLMNKCFDEIYEDDYIKTISRIYEDYFSKQKGIPEYQRKSKTIKYLMSRGFEYEKIIDIFG; encoded by the coding sequence ATGGAGAAAAAATCTTTTACTTTTGATGAAATTAAGCAAAAACTGGTCAGCTATTGCGTATATCAGGATCGCTGTCATGCAGAAGTAGAACAGAAAATGAGAGAATTTTTGCTTATTGATGAAGCAAAAGAAGAAATTATTTTATTTCTTTTGAAAGAAAATTATCTCAACGAAGAGCGTTTTACCCGTAGCTATATCAGAGGAAAATTTTATATCAATCATTGGGGTAAAAATAAGATCAGAATGCATCTTAAACAGAAGCAAATTTCTGAAAGACTGATGAATAAGTGCTTTGATGAAATTTATGAAGATGACTATATAAAAACAATTTCAAGAATCTACGAAGACTACTTTTCAAAGCAAAAAGGGATACCCGAATATCAAAGAAAATCTAAAACCATAAAATATCTCATGAGCAGAGGTTTTGAATATGAGAAAATAATTGATATTTTTGGCTGA
- the bla gene encoding subclass B1 metallo-beta-lactamase: MKSVSQILLLSLFLFFLNCNTKKSSHVPKVVFKTDNLTVIQLSDHVYQHISYLNTDSFGRVPCNGMVVKQGDETVILDTPSDDKSSADLISWIKNNLNAGVNAVVATHFHNDCLGGLKEFDKNKIPSYASKKTIGLAQKNNANIPQHSFDNDLTLKVGSTNVFVKYFGEGHTKDNVVAYFPDERIMFGGCLIKEIGAGKGYLGDANVKDWSATVAKIKKHYPDVKIIIPGHGDTGGIKLLDYTIALFKDES; encoded by the coding sequence ATGAAGTCCGTATCCCAAATACTATTACTTTCCCTGTTTTTATTTTTTTTGAATTGCAATACCAAGAAATCTTCACATGTGCCTAAGGTAGTCTTTAAAACCGATAACCTCACCGTTATTCAGTTGTCCGATCATGTGTACCAGCATATTTCTTACCTGAATACAGACTCTTTTGGCCGGGTACCCTGCAACGGAATGGTTGTAAAGCAGGGAGATGAAACCGTAATATTAGATACTCCTTCTGATGACAAAAGTTCAGCAGACCTTATTTCCTGGATTAAAAATAATCTGAATGCAGGTGTTAATGCTGTCGTTGCTACTCATTTTCACAATGACTGCTTGGGCGGTCTTAAAGAATTTGATAAAAATAAGATCCCTTCCTATGCCAGTAAGAAAACAATCGGTCTTGCTCAAAAGAATAATGCAAATATTCCACAGCATAGTTTTGACAATGATCTGACATTAAAAGTCGGGAGTACGAATGTTTTTGTGAAATATTTCGGTGAAGGCCATACAAAAGATAATGTAGTAGCCTACTTTCCTGATGAACGGATTATGTTTGGAGGTTGTTTGATCAAAGAAATAGGAGCAGGCAAAGGCTACTTAGGAGATGCTAATGTAAAAGACTGGTCAGCTACCGTGGCCAAGATAAAAAAACATTATCCTGATGTGAAAATTATCATCCCGGGTCATGGTGATACAGGAGGAATAAAACTACTGGATTATACGATTGCCCTTTTCAAGGATGAATCATAG
- a CDS encoding serine hydroxymethyltransferase, translating into MDIIFDLIEKERQRQTHGLELIASENFVSENVMKAMGSVLTNKYAEGYPGKRYYGGCEVVDEVETLAINRAKELFGVDYVNVQPHSGSQANAAIYLAVLKPGDKIMGMDLSMGGHLTHGSAVNFSGIQYEVVSYGVERETGLIDYNQMREVALRERPKMMIAGFSAYSRDLDYTKYREIADEIGATLWADIAHPAGLVAKGLLNSPFEHCHVVTTTTHKTLRGPRGGMIMMGKDFENTYGHKTPKGEIKMMSQVLDGAVFPGIQGGPLEHVIAGKAVAFGEALDGQFETYAKQVKANAQALSKAMIDRGFDIVSGGTDNHLMLVDLRNKGVNGKETEKALVLADITCNKNMVPFDDKSPFTTSGIRLGTAAITTRGLKENDMDTIAGLISEVVDNIKNEEVLASVRKKVNELMEGKALFNY; encoded by the coding sequence ATGGATATTATTTTCGACCTGATTGAAAAAGAAAGACAAAGACAAACTCATGGATTAGAGCTTATCGCATCAGAAAATTTTGTTTCTGAAAATGTGATGAAAGCAATGGGAAGTGTACTGACCAATAAATATGCTGAAGGATATCCCGGAAAGAGATATTACGGAGGATGTGAAGTAGTAGATGAGGTTGAAACTCTTGCGATCAACAGAGCAAAAGAGCTTTTCGGTGTAGATTATGTAAATGTACAGCCACACTCAGGTTCTCAGGCCAATGCAGCCATTTATCTTGCAGTTTTGAAACCAGGTGATAAAATTATGGGGATGGACCTTTCAATGGGAGGGCACCTTACTCATGGTTCTGCCGTGAACTTCTCAGGAATTCAATACGAGGTCGTTTCTTACGGAGTAGAAAGAGAAACAGGCCTTATCGATTACAATCAAATGAGAGAAGTAGCTCTAAGAGAAAGACCAAAAATGATGATTGCAGGTTTCTCTGCTTATTCAAGAGATCTTGATTATACTAAATACAGAGAGATTGCAGACGAAATAGGTGCGACACTTTGGGCTGATATTGCACACCCTGCAGGTCTTGTAGCCAAAGGATTACTGAATTCTCCGTTTGAACATTGCCACGTAGTAACTACGACCACTCATAAAACATTAAGAGGTCCAAGAGGAGGAATGATTATGATGGGGAAAGATTTCGAAAATACATACGGTCATAAGACTCCCAAAGGAGAAATTAAAATGATGAGCCAGGTATTGGACGGAGCTGTATTCCCGGGAATACAGGGAGGTCCGCTGGAGCACGTGATCGCCGGTAAAGCAGTTGCTTTCGGAGAAGCTCTTGATGGACAGTTTGAAACCTATGCAAAACAAGTGAAAGCTAATGCTCAGGCCTTATCAAAAGCAATGATCGACAGAGGATTTGATATTGTAAGTGGAGGAACTGATAATCACCTTATGTTGGTAGATCTTAGAAATAAAGGAGTAAACGGTAAAGAAACTGAAAAAGCATTAGTTCTTGCCGATATTACATGTAACAAAAACATGGTTCCTTTTGATGATAAATCACCATTCACTACATCAGGTATCAGATTAGGAACAGCTGCCATTACTACCAGAGGCCTTAAAGAAAATGATATGGATACTATTGCAGGACTTATTTCTGAAGTTGTTGACAATATCAAAAACGAAGAAGTTCTTGCTTCCGTAAGAAAGAAAGTAAACGAACTGATGGAAGGGAAGGCTTTATTCAACTATTAA
- a CDS encoding NAD(P)/FAD-dependent oxidoreductase encodes MENKNFDVIIIGGSYAGLSAGMALGRSLRNVAIIDSGKPCNRQTPHSHNFITHDGRPPKEIAGLAREQVEKYNTVKFYPGTVIKTKKTPEGFKVETDTHDFFYAKKLILASGVKDIMPEIPGFAECWGISVLHCPYCHGYEVKNETTGILSDGDMAFDFSKLVFNMTKDLTLLTNGNSVLTNEQIEKLKQNTISLNENEIDKIEHTDGYIQKVVFKDGTFLPLKALYAKIPFQQNINISEDLGCEMTEQGFVKVDFMQKTSIPGVFACGDNVTMMRSVANAVAQGNFAGAVANKELADEAF; translated from the coding sequence ATGGAAAATAAAAATTTTGACGTTATTATCATTGGAGGCAGCTATGCAGGGTTATCTGCAGGGATGGCTTTAGGAAGATCATTGAGAAATGTTGCAATCATTGATAGCGGAAAACCCTGCAACAGGCAGACTCCCCATTCACACAATTTTATCACTCACGACGGAAGGCCTCCGAAAGAAATTGCGGGGCTGGCCAGAGAACAGGTAGAAAAATATAATACAGTGAAATTTTATCCGGGAACTGTCATTAAGACAAAAAAGACTCCCGAAGGTTTTAAAGTAGAAACCGATACCCATGATTTTTTTTACGCTAAAAAACTGATTTTGGCTTCAGGAGTAAAAGACATCATGCCTGAGATTCCGGGGTTTGCAGAGTGCTGGGGAATTTCTGTACTCCATTGTCCTTATTGCCACGGTTATGAAGTGAAAAATGAGACCACGGGAATTCTGTCTGACGGAGATATGGCTTTTGACTTTTCAAAACTGGTTTTTAACATGACAAAAGACCTGACCTTGCTGACGAATGGAAATTCTGTTTTAACAAATGAACAGATTGAAAAATTAAAACAAAATACTATCAGCCTGAATGAAAATGAAATTGATAAGATTGAACATACAGACGGATATATTCAAAAGGTTGTCTTTAAAGACGGAACTTTTCTTCCGCTAAAAGCTTTATATGCTAAAATTCCTTTCCAACAAAATATCAATATTTCTGAAGATCTTGGCTGCGAAATGACAGAACAGGGATTTGTAAAAGTTGATTTTATGCAGAAAACAAGTATTCCCGGAGTCTTTGCCTGTGGTGATAATGTAACGATGATGAGATCGGTTGCTAATGCCGTTGCTCAAGGAAATTTTGCGGGCGCTGTAGCCAATAAAGAGCTCGCTGATGAAGCTTTTTAA